Proteins from a single region of Pseudarthrobacter sp. NIBRBAC000502772:
- the rpsE gene encoding 30S ribosomal protein S5, translated as MTEANKEKDTVSADQKATEAVAAPATETTAPAAAADDRRGGARRGERGDKGQGGRDGGRGGRGGRDGGREAEKSQFIERVVTINRVSKVVKGGRRFSFTALVVVGDGNGMVGVGYGKAKEVPAAIAKGVEEAKKSFFRVPRIGNTIPHRVQGEAAAGVVMLRPASAGTGVIAGGPVRAILECVGIHDILSKSLGSSNAINIVHATVAALKQLEEPAAVAARRGLPLDEVAPPAMVKAILNQKAGV; from the coding sequence GTGACGGAAGCAAACAAGGAAAAGGACACTGTGTCTGCAGATCAGAAGGCTACTGAAGCCGTAGCTGCTCCGGCCACTGAGACCACTGCGCCCGCAGCTGCTGCCGATGACCGCCGTGGTGGCGCTCGTCGTGGCGAGCGTGGCGACAAGGGCCAGGGCGGTCGCGATGGCGGCCGTGGCGGCCGTGGTGGCCGTGACGGCGGCCGCGAAGCCGAGAAGAGCCAGTTCATTGAACGCGTTGTCACCATCAACCGCGTTTCCAAGGTGGTCAAGGGTGGTCGTCGCTTCAGCTTCACCGCTCTGGTCGTCGTTGGTGACGGTAACGGCATGGTCGGCGTGGGCTACGGCAAGGCAAAGGAAGTTCCCGCCGCAATCGCGAAGGGCGTTGAAGAGGCTAAGAAGTCCTTCTTCCGCGTTCCCCGCATTGGGAACACCATCCCGCACCGCGTTCAGGGTGAGGCCGCTGCCGGCGTCGTAATGCTGCGTCCGGCTTCCGCCGGTACCGGTGTTATTGCCGGTGGTCCGGTCCGCGCCATCTTGGAGTGCGTGGGCATCCACGACATCCTTTCCAAGTCGCTGGGTTCCTCCAACGCCATCAACATCGTTCACGCGACTGTTGCTGCGCTGAAGCAGCTCGAAGAGCCGGCAGCAGTGGCAGCACGCCGCGGCCTGCCGCTGGACGAGGTTGCTCCGCCGGCAATGGTGAAGGCAATCCTGAACCAGAAGGCGGGTGTCTAA
- the rpsC gene encoding 30S ribosomal protein S3: MGQKVNPHGFRLGITTDHVSHWFADSTKPGQRYKDFVREDIRIRQLMSVGMERAGIAKVEIERTRDRVRVDIHTARPGIVIGRRGAEADRIRGELEKLTGKQVQLNILEVKNPEMEAQLVAQGVAEQLTSRVAFRRAMKKAMQSAQRAGAKGIRIACSGRLGGAEMSRSEFYREGRVPLHTLRANIDYGFYEAKTTFGRIGVKVWIYKGDVTAKELAQQAAAAPSRGRGPSDRPGRPGGAGGADRGDRRRRTDRPAAEAAPAAEAPAVEAAPAAVEGGQA, from the coding sequence GTGGGACAGAAAGTTAACCCGCACGGGTTCCGACTCGGCATCACCACCGATCACGTATCGCACTGGTTCGCTGACAGCACCAAGCCCGGACAGCGGTACAAGGACTTCGTTCGCGAAGACATCCGTATCCGCCAGCTCATGTCAGTTGGCATGGAGCGCGCCGGTATCGCCAAGGTCGAGATCGAGCGCACCCGTGACCGTGTCCGCGTGGATATCCACACGGCACGTCCCGGTATCGTTATCGGCCGCCGCGGCGCTGAAGCAGACCGCATCCGCGGCGAGCTTGAGAAGCTGACGGGCAAGCAGGTCCAGCTGAACATCCTCGAGGTCAAGAACCCCGAGATGGAAGCACAGCTTGTTGCCCAGGGCGTTGCTGAGCAGCTGACTTCCCGCGTGGCTTTCCGCCGTGCGATGAAGAAGGCCATGCAGTCCGCTCAGCGTGCAGGTGCCAAGGGCATCCGTATCGCCTGCTCCGGTCGACTGGGTGGCGCAGAAATGTCCCGCTCGGAGTTCTACCGCGAAGGCCGTGTGCCCCTGCACACCCTCCGTGCGAACATCGACTACGGCTTCTACGAGGCCAAGACCACCTTCGGCCGCATCGGCGTGAAGGTCTGGATCTACAAGGGTGACGTCACCGCGAAGGAACTGGCTCAGCAGGCAGCTGCTGCTCCGTCCCGCGGCCGCGGTCCCAGCGACCGTCCGGGCCGCCCGGGTGGCGCCGGCGGCGCTGACCGTGGTGACCGCCGCCGTCGTACCGACCGTCCGGCAGCAGAGGCAGCTCCGGCTGCCGAGGCTCCGGCAGTTGAGGCTGCACCTGCTGCAGTAGAAGGAGGACAGGCTTAA
- the rpsH gene encoding 30S ribosomal protein S8: MTMTDPVADMLTRLRNANSAYHDSVSMPYSKLKARVADILKAEGYIASWKEEDAEVGKKLTLDLKFGPNRERSIAGVRRISKPGLRVYAKSTNLPHVLGGLGVAILSTSSGLLTDKQAGKKGVGGEVLAYVW, from the coding sequence ATGACAATGACTGATCCGGTCGCAGACATGCTTACGCGTCTGCGCAATGCAAACTCGGCGTACCACGATTCCGTGTCCATGCCGTACAGCAAGCTCAAGGCACGCGTTGCCGACATCCTGAAGGCTGAAGGTTACATCGCCTCCTGGAAAGAAGAAGACGCAGAGGTTGGCAAGAAGCTGACCCTGGACCTTAAGTTCGGACCGAACCGCGAGCGTTCAATCGCTGGCGTTCGCCGTATTTCCAAGCCGGGCCTGCGTGTTTACGCAAAGTCCACCAACCTCCCGCACGTGCTCGGTGGCCTGGGTGTCGCAATCCTGTCCACCTCTTCCGGCCTCTTGACTGATAAGCAAGCCGGCAAGAAGGGCGTGGGCGGCGAAGTCCTCGCCTACGTCTGGTAA
- the rpmC gene encoding 50S ribosomal protein L29: MAVGSKELASAQLDTFDNERLVEELRKAKEELFNLRFQSATGQLENHGRLRAVKKDIARIYTVLRERELGIRAEVAAPVVEAKEEKKSKKAATKKAETAETVEAEEDAK; the protein is encoded by the coding sequence ATGGCAGTAGGATCCAAGGAACTTGCATCTGCACAGCTGGACACGTTCGACAACGAGCGCCTCGTTGAAGAACTCCGGAAGGCTAAGGAAGAGCTGTTCAACCTGCGTTTCCAGTCCGCCACCGGTCAGCTGGAGAACCACGGTCGTCTGCGCGCGGTAAAGAAGGACATCGCACGCATCTACACCGTTCTCCGTGAGCGCGAGCTGGGCATTCGTGCCGAGGTTGCCGCACCGGTTGTGGAAGCCAAGGAAGAGAAGAAGTCCAAGAAGGCTGCAACCAAGAAGGCCGAAACGGCTGAAACGGTTGAGGCCGAGGAGGATGCCAAGTGA
- the rplR gene encoding 50S ribosomal protein L18 — protein sequence MAISINKKRTNKSKSASRSRRQLRIRKRISGTAVRPRLVVNRSARHVFVQVVDDTKGLTVASASTLEADLRAFEGDKTAKAKRVGELVAARAKAAGVEAVVFDRGGNKYHGRIAAVADGAREGGLSL from the coding sequence ATGGCCATCTCAATTAACAAGAAGCGTACGAACAAGAGCAAGTCTGCTTCGCGCAGCCGCCGCCAGCTTCGTATCCGCAAGCGCATCTCCGGCACGGCTGTACGTCCTCGTCTGGTCGTCAACCGCTCCGCACGCCACGTATTCGTCCAGGTTGTCGATGACACCAAGGGCCTGACCGTAGCAAGCGCCTCCACACTGGAAGCCGACCTTCGTGCATTCGAAGGCGACAAGACCGCCAAGGCCAAGCGCGTTGGCGAGCTCGTTGCCGCTCGTGCCAAGGCTGCCGGCGTCGAGGCAGTTGTCTTCGACCGCGGTGGTAACAAGTACCACGGCCGAATTGCTGCTGTCGCTGACGGCGCACGTGAAGGTGGGCTGTCACTGTGA
- the rplP gene encoding 50S ribosomal protein L16, translating into MLIPRRVKHRKQHHPGRSGAATGGTKVSFGEWGIQALSPAYVTNRQIESARIAMTRHIKRGGKVWINIYPDRPITKKPAETRMGSGKGSPEWWVSNVKPGRVLFEISGVEESVAREALRLAIHKLPLKARILRREGGE; encoded by the coding sequence ATGCTTATCCCACGTCGAGTCAAGCACCGTAAGCAGCACCACCCGGGTCGTTCCGGCGCTGCTACGGGCGGCACCAAGGTCTCCTTCGGTGAGTGGGGTATCCAGGCTCTGAGCCCGGCATACGTCACCAACCGTCAGATCGAGTCTGCCCGTATCGCGATGACCCGCCACATCAAGCGTGGCGGTAAGGTCTGGATCAACATTTACCCGGACCGTCCGATCACCAAGAAGCCGGCCGAAACCCGCATGGGTTCCGGTAAGGGTTCGCCGGAATGGTGGGTCTCAAACGTCAAGCCGGGCCGGGTTCTCTTTGAGATCTCCGGCGTCGAGGAATCGGTAGCTCGCGAGGCCCTGCGCCTGGCAATCCACAAGCTCCCGTTGAAGGCACGCATTTTGCGTCGCGAAGGTGGTGAATAG
- the rpsS gene encoding 30S ribosomal protein S19 encodes MPRSLKKGPFVDQHLFVKVDRENEKGTKNVIKTWSRRSMIIPNMLGHTIAVHDGRKHIPVFVTESMVGHKLGEFAPTRTFRGHVKDDRKGKRR; translated from the coding sequence ATGCCACGCAGCCTGAAAAAAGGTCCTTTCGTTGACCAGCACCTCTTTGTAAAGGTGGACAGGGAAAACGAAAAGGGCACCAAGAACGTCATCAAGACCTGGTCCCGCCGTTCGATGATCATCCCCAACATGCTTGGGCACACGATCGCCGTACACGACGGACGCAAGCACATTCCGGTGTTTGTCACTGAGTCGATGGTCGGGCACAAGCTCGGCGAATTCGCTCCCACGCGGACATTCCGCGGCCATGTCAAGGACGACCGTAAGGGCAAGCGCCGCTAG
- the rplE gene encoding 50S ribosomal protein L5 yields the protein MTETLETPATKIVPRLKTKYADSIKSTLVEEFKYTNVNQVPRLVKVVVNMGVGDAAKDSKLIDGAVRDLTLITGQKPQVTKARKSIAQFKLREGMPIGAHATLRGDRMWEFLDRLVTLALPRIRDFRGLSGKQFDGNGNYTFGLTEQVMFHEIDQDSIDRVRGMDITVVTTAKTNDEGRALLKALGFPFKAED from the coding sequence ATGACTGAGACTCTCGAGACTCCGGCAACGAAGATCGTTCCTCGTCTGAAGACCAAGTATGCCGATTCCATCAAGAGCACGCTCGTTGAGGAATTCAAGTACACCAACGTCAACCAGGTTCCCCGCCTGGTGAAGGTCGTTGTGAACATGGGTGTTGGAGATGCCGCTAAGGACTCCAAGCTGATCGACGGCGCTGTCCGCGATCTGACCCTGATTACCGGCCAGAAGCCGCAGGTAACCAAGGCCCGCAAGTCGATCGCACAGTTCAAGCTGCGCGAAGGCATGCCCATCGGCGCACACGCAACTCTGCGTGGAGACCGCATGTGGGAATTCCTGGATCGTCTGGTCACGCTGGCTCTGCCCCGTATCCGCGACTTCCGCGGCCTCAGTGGCAAGCAGTTCGACGGCAACGGCAACTACACCTTCGGTCTGACCGAGCAGGTTATGTTCCACGAAATCGACCAGGATTCCATCGACCGCGTACGCGGCATGGACATCACGGTTGTAACCACCGCCAAGACCAACGACGAAGGCCGCGCGCTGCTTAAGGCACTCGGTTTCCCGTTCAAGGCCGAAGACTAA
- the rplO gene encoding 50S ribosomal protein L15: MAEKKIAAETAEKQNTLKVHHLRPAPGAKTAKTRVGRGEGSKGKTAGRGTKGTKARYQIKAGFAGGQLPLHMRLPKLRGFKNPFRVEFQVVNLDKLNELFPEGGTVTVENLVEKGAVRKNQPVKVLGTGDITVKVDVTVHAFSASAAEKIAAAGGSTTAL, encoded by the coding sequence ATGGCAGAGAAAAAGATCGCCGCAGAGACTGCTGAGAAGCAGAACACACTCAAGGTTCACCACCTGCGTCCCGCCCCGGGTGCCAAGACCGCCAAGACCCGAGTTGGTCGTGGTGAAGGTTCCAAGGGTAAGACCGCTGGTCGCGGTACCAAGGGTACAAAGGCCCGCTACCAGATCAAGGCTGGCTTTGCCGGCGGCCAGTTGCCGCTGCACATGCGCCTGCCGAAGCTGCGCGGCTTCAAGAACCCGTTCCGGGTTGAGTTCCAGGTTGTAAACCTGGACAAGCTCAACGAGCTGTTCCCGGAAGGTGGCACAGTCACCGTGGAGAACCTGGTCGAAAAGGGTGCCGTTCGCAAGAACCAGCCCGTCAAGGTGCTTGGCACCGGCGACATCACCGTCAAGGTTGACGTCACCGTCCACGCATTCTCGGCCAGCGCCGCAGAAAAGATTGCAGCAGCAGGCGGAAGCACCACCGCTCTCTAG
- the rpsQ gene encoding 30S ribosomal protein S17 has translation MSEKDENVTETVSAAATAGERGDRKTKRGYVVSDKMEKTIVVQVEDRVKHALYGKVIRRNTKIKAHDEENSAGIGDLVLLAETRPLSATKRWRLVEILEKAK, from the coding sequence GTGAGTGAAAAGGACGAGAACGTGACGGAAACTGTTTCCGCAGCAGCTACGGCTGGCGAACGCGGTGACCGTAAGACGAAGCGTGGCTACGTAGTCTCGGACAAGATGGAAAAGACCATCGTTGTCCAGGTAGAAGACCGCGTAAAGCACGCTTTGTACGGCAAAGTCATCCGCCGCAACACGAAGATCAAGGCTCACGACGAAGAGAACAGCGCCGGCATCGGCGACCTCGTTCTCCTCGCCGAGACCCGCCCGCTGTCCGCTACCAAGCGGTGGCGTCTGGTCGAGATCCTCGAAAAGGCCAAGTAA
- the rplX gene encoding 50S ribosomal protein L24 — MAKIKKGDLVQVITGAKAERGGDKGKQGKVLRVFPETNRVLVEGINRVTKHTKAGQSQRGTKTGGIEVVEASVHISNVALVDPSTKKPTRVGFRTETVERNGVKRDVRVRVAKSSGKDI; from the coding sequence ATGGCTAAGATCAAAAAGGGTGACCTGGTTCAGGTCATCACTGGCGCCAAGGCTGAGCGCGGCGGCGACAAAGGCAAGCAGGGCAAGGTTCTGCGCGTATTCCCCGAGACCAACCGCGTGTTGGTTGAAGGCATTAACCGCGTAACCAAGCACACCAAGGCCGGTCAGTCGCAGCGCGGCACCAAGACTGGTGGCATCGAGGTCGTAGAAGCTTCGGTCCACATCTCCAACGTGGCTCTGGTTGACCCGTCCACCAAGAAGCCCACCCGCGTCGGTTTCCGCACCGAGACCGTTGAGCGCAATGGCGTGAAGCGCGACGTGCGTGTCCGCGTGGCTAAGAGCTCCGGGAAGGACATCTAA
- the rplV gene encoding 50S ribosomal protein L22, whose protein sequence is MEAKAIARHIRVTPMKARRVVNLVRGKQANEALAILKFAPQAASEPVFKVVQSAIANARSLADRDGVSFDESDLIISEMFVDEGPTMKRFQPRAQGRAFQIKKRTSHITVVVATPEKEEAR, encoded by the coding sequence ATGGAAGCCAAGGCAATTGCGCGTCACATCCGCGTAACGCCTATGAAGGCCCGGCGCGTCGTCAACCTTGTTCGTGGTAAGCAAGCGAATGAGGCTCTGGCAATTCTGAAGTTTGCCCCCCAGGCAGCTTCGGAGCCGGTATTCAAGGTAGTACAGTCGGCAATCGCAAACGCCCGGTCCCTCGCGGACCGCGACGGTGTTTCGTTTGACGAAAGCGACCTCATCATCAGCGAAATGTTCGTTGATGAAGGCCCGACCATGAAGCGGTTCCAGCCGCGTGCTCAGGGTCGTGCATTTCAGATCAAGAAGCGCACCAGCCACATCACTGTGGTAGTCGCTACACCTGAGAAAGAGGAGGCTCGCTAA
- the rplB gene encoding 50S ribosomal protein L2: MGIRKYKPTTPGRRGSSVADFTEITRSTPEKSLVRPLPKKGGRNNSGKITTRHKGGGHKRQYRLIDFRRHDKDGVNARVAEIEYDPNRTARIALLHYVDGTKRYIIAPNKLSQGDVVEAGSGADIKPGNNLPLLNIPVGTVIHAVELRPGGGAKMGRSAGASIQLVAKEGRFAQLRLPSGEIRNVDVRCRATVGEVGNAEQSNINWGKAGRMRWKGVRPTVRGVAMNPVDHPHGGGEGKTSGGRHPVNPNGKREGRTRRPNKESDKLIVRRRRTGKNKR; the protein is encoded by the coding sequence ATGGGAATCCGTAAGTACAAGCCGACTACCCCGGGCCGTCGTGGCTCGAGCGTAGCGGACTTCACCGAAATCACGCGGTCGACGCCGGAAAAGTCGTTGGTACGTCCGCTGCCCAAAAAGGGCGGCCGTAACAACTCCGGTAAGATCACGACCCGTCACAAGGGTGGTGGCCACAAGCGCCAGTACCGTCTGATCGACTTCCGTCGCCACGACAAAGACGGCGTCAACGCCCGCGTTGCCGAAATCGAGTACGATCCGAACCGTACGGCTCGCATCGCCCTCCTGCACTACGTTGATGGCACCAAGCGTTACATCATCGCCCCGAACAAGCTCTCCCAGGGTGACGTCGTTGAGGCAGGTTCCGGTGCTGACATCAAGCCCGGTAACAACCTGCCGCTGCTCAACATCCCGGTTGGTACCGTAATCCACGCAGTTGAACTGCGTCCGGGTGGCGGCGCCAAGATGGGCCGCTCCGCCGGCGCATCGATCCAGCTTGTAGCAAAGGAAGGCCGCTTCGCCCAGCTGCGTCTGCCTTCCGGCGAAATCCGCAACGTTGACGTGCGCTGCCGCGCAACCGTCGGCGAGGTCGGCAACGCCGAGCAGTCGAACATCAACTGGGGTAAGGCCGGCCGCATGCGCTGGAAGGGCGTTCGCCCGACCGTCCGTGGTGTCGCTATGAACCCGGTTGACCACCCGCACGGTGGTGGCGAGGGTAAGACGTCCGGTGGACGTCACCCCGTCAACCCGAACGGTAAGCGGGAAGGCCGCACCCGGCGTCCCAACAAAGAGAGCGACAAGCTTATTGTTCGTCGCCGTCGTACTGGCAAGAACAAGCGATAG
- the rplW gene encoding 50S ribosomal protein L23: MSAATIKDPRDVVLAPVVSEKSYGLIDEGKYTFLVDPRSNKTEIKLAVEKIFSVKVESINTINRAGKRKRTKFGWGTRKNTKRAIVSLKEGTIDIFGGPLS; this comes from the coding sequence GTGAGTGCAGCCACCATCAAAGACCCGCGCGACGTCGTGCTTGCACCCGTCGTATCGGAAAAAAGCTACGGCCTGATCGATGAGGGCAAGTACACCTTCCTGGTGGACCCCCGCTCGAACAAGACCGAGATCAAGCTGGCCGTGGAGAAGATTTTCTCCGTCAAGGTCGAATCGATCAACACCATCAACCGTGCCGGTAAGCGCAAGCGCACCAAATTCGGATGGGGTACCCGCAAGAACACCAAGCGTGCAATTGTGAGCCTCAAAGAAGGCACCATCGACATCTTCGGCGGTCCGCTCTCGTAG
- the rplF gene encoding 50S ribosomal protein L6, giving the protein MSRIGRLPITVPAGVEVKVDGSVVSVKGAKGELNHTVASPIEVSLEAETLTVARPNDERASRSLHGLTRTLISNMIEGVTKGYEKKLEIVGTGYRVQAKGSDLEFALGYSHPVNVTAPDGITFAVETPTKLSVSGINKQQVGEVAANIRKLRKPDPYKGKGIRYAGEVIRRKVGKAGK; this is encoded by the coding sequence ATGTCACGTATTGGACGTCTCCCCATCACCGTTCCTGCCGGCGTTGAGGTCAAGGTTGACGGCTCTGTCGTCAGCGTCAAGGGTGCCAAAGGCGAGCTGAACCACACTGTGGCCAGCCCGATCGAGGTTTCCCTGGAAGCAGAGACCCTGACTGTCGCCCGCCCGAACGACGAGCGCGCCTCCCGTTCACTCCACGGCCTGACCCGCACCCTGATCTCCAACATGATCGAGGGCGTTACCAAGGGCTACGAGAAGAAGCTTGAAATCGTTGGTACTGGTTACCGCGTTCAGGCCAAGGGATCTGACCTTGAGTTCGCTCTCGGCTACAGCCACCCGGTAAATGTCACCGCACCGGACGGCATCACCTTTGCAGTTGAGACCCCGACCAAGCTCTCTGTTTCAGGTATCAACAAGCAGCAGGTCGGCGAGGTTGCTGCCAACATTCGCAAGCTGCGGAAGCCGGACCCCTACAAGGGCAAGGGCATCCGCTACGCAGGCGAAGTCATCCGCCGCAAGGTCGGAAAGGCTGGTAAGTAA
- the rplD gene encoding 50S ribosomal protein L4: MTSTVKVDLPAEIFDVQTNVPLLHQVVVAQLAAARQGTHKTKTRAEVSGAGRKPFKQKGTGRARQGSIRAPHMTGGGVVHGPTPRDYSQRTPKKMIAAALRGALSDRARNGRIHVVAELVEGTKPSVKNALATLRGVSERKNLLVVIERANDVAALSVRNLAGVHVLYADQLNTYDVLVSDDVVFTKAAYEAFVADRTVAKNEEDAK, from the coding sequence ATGACTAGCACTGTCAAGGTTGACCTGCCTGCAGAGATCTTCGACGTTCAGACCAACGTGCCGCTGCTGCACCAGGTCGTCGTAGCCCAGCTCGCTGCTGCTCGCCAGGGTACCCACAAAACCAAGACCCGCGCCGAAGTTTCCGGTGCAGGTCGCAAGCCGTTCAAGCAGAAGGGCACCGGCCGCGCCCGTCAGGGTTCAATCCGTGCTCCTCACATGACCGGTGGTGGCGTAGTCCACGGTCCCACACCGCGTGACTACAGCCAGCGCACCCCCAAGAAGATGATTGCTGCTGCACTGCGCGGCGCACTCTCTGACCGGGCACGCAACGGACGCATCCACGTTGTTGCTGAACTGGTGGAGGGCACCAAGCCGTCCGTCAAGAACGCACTGGCAACGCTGCGCGGAGTTTCCGAGCGCAAGAACCTGCTGGTTGTCATCGAGCGCGCCAACGATGTTGCAGCACTTTCCGTGCGCAACCTCGCCGGTGTTCACGTTCTGTACGCAGACCAGCTGAACACCTACGACGTACTCGTCTCTGACGACGTTGTCTTCACCAAGGCTGCCTACGAAGCATTCGTTGCTGACCGGACAGTAGCAAAGAACGAGGAGGATGCCAAGTGA
- the rpmD gene encoding 50S ribosomal protein L30, which translates to MAKNLIPSDLQLEITQIKSAIGGKQNQRDTLRSLGLKRIGHTVVRTADAVTVGMLNTVPHLVKVEEAK; encoded by the coding sequence ATGGCTAAGAACCTGATTCCCTCCGACCTTCAGTTGGAGATCACTCAGATCAAGTCCGCCATTGGCGGCAAGCAGAACCAGCGCGACACCCTTCGGTCCCTCGGCCTGAAGCGGATCGGACACACCGTTGTCCGCACCGCCGACGCCGTGACTGTTGGAATGCTCAACACGGTTCCGCACCTGGTAAAGGTAGAGGAGGCGAAGTAA
- the rplN gene encoding 50S ribosomal protein L14, whose amino-acid sequence MIQQESRLKVADNTGAKEILTIRVLGGSGRRYAGIGDVIVATVKDAIPGGNVKKGDVVKAVIVRTKKERRRADGSYIKFDENAAVILKADGDPRGTRIFGPVGRELRDKKFMKIVSLAPEVL is encoded by the coding sequence GTGATTCAGCAGGAGTCGCGACTCAAGGTCGCCGACAACACGGGTGCTAAGGAAATCCTTACCATTCGCGTTCTCGGTGGATCTGGCCGTCGCTACGCAGGCATTGGCGACGTCATCGTCGCTACCGTCAAGGATGCAATTCCGGGCGGCAACGTAAAGAAGGGCGATGTTGTTAAGGCAGTCATCGTCCGTACCAAGAAGGAACGCCGCCGTGCGGATGGTTCCTACATCAAGTTTGACGAGAACGCAGCTGTGATCCTGAAGGCTGACGGTGACCCCCGCGGTACCCGTATCTTCGGACCGGTTGGTCGTGAACTTCGTGACAAGAAGTTCATGAAGATCGTTTCTCTGGCTCCGGAGGTGCTCTAG